A section of the Paenibacillus odorifer genome encodes:
- a CDS encoding TetR/AcrR family transcriptional regulator gives MNGFEKRAAQIKFKIMKTTMEMLKSWEPKRLRIADIAKEAGVSQVTIYNYFGSKEALLSESFKDFVQKEIQEFEDYIYQEHSLKEIIGYILTMERQTYSGLSPATVKELMVEDQEMFRYIEERYANDILPVLVKMVEDGKARGEISNKVSTKGILSLMGMYMRNAGELLDEASKQEDMDAFIEEAIHIFFYGICGKE, from the coding sequence ATGAATGGATTTGAGAAGAGAGCAGCACAGATTAAATTCAAAATTATGAAAACTACTATGGAGATGCTCAAGAGCTGGGAACCCAAACGTCTACGGATCGCAGATATTGCGAAAGAAGCAGGAGTCTCTCAGGTGACGATTTATAATTATTTTGGCAGTAAGGAAGCGCTGCTTAGTGAGTCTTTTAAGGACTTTGTTCAGAAGGAAATTCAGGAGTTTGAAGATTACATTTATCAAGAGCATTCTCTAAAGGAGATTATTGGTTACATTCTAACCATGGAAAGGCAAACTTACAGCGGTTTATCTCCCGCGACTGTGAAGGAGCTTATGGTTGAGGATCAAGAAATGTTCCGTTATATTGAGGAACGATATGCGAATGACATTTTGCCGGTGCTGGTGAAGATGGTTGAGGATGGGAAAGCACGGGGAGAAATCTCAAATAAAGTATCCACCAAAGGGATACTTTCACTAATGGGGATGTATATGCGTAATGCGGGTGAACTTCTAGACGAAGCTAGCAAACAGGAAGATATGGATGCCTTCATCGAGGAAGCCATCCATATTTTCTTCTATGGCATTTGCGGGAAAGAGTAA
- a CDS encoding glycoside hydrolase family 43 protein — protein sequence MREFNVKNPLVEQRADPWIYKHTDGYYYFIASVPEFDRIELRRSESIQGLAEAEGKTIWVKHETGLMSANIWAPEIHYIDGKWYVYYAAAHTSDTKDGLFDHRMFALENPSANPLEGEWVEKGQIKTKWESFALDATTFEHKGVRYYVWAQKDPAIPGNSNIYISEMENPWTLKGEQVCITTPEYDWEKIGFLVNEGAAILKRNGRIFMTFSASATDHNYCMGLLTADENSDLMDPKSWVKTPEPVFTTSEENGQYGPGHNSFTVSEDGTQDILVFHARSYKEIVGDPLYDPNRHARVQVIQWNEDGTPNFGVPRPDTK from the coding sequence GTGAGAGAATTTAATGTAAAAAATCCACTAGTTGAGCAACGAGCAGATCCTTGGATCTATAAACATACTGATGGTTACTACTATTTCATAGCTTCAGTTCCAGAGTTCGATAGAATTGAGCTTCGCCGTTCTGAATCCATTCAAGGATTGGCTGAGGCTGAAGGAAAGACCATTTGGGTTAAGCATGAAACGGGTTTGATGAGTGCTAATATTTGGGCGCCAGAGATTCATTATATTGATGGAAAATGGTATGTATATTATGCAGCTGCACATACCTCTGATACGAAAGACGGTTTATTTGATCATCGCATGTTTGCGTTAGAAAACCCATCCGCAAATCCTTTAGAGGGTGAATGGGTGGAAAAGGGTCAAATAAAAACAAAATGGGAATCTTTTGCCTTGGATGCAACAACTTTTGAGCATAAAGGAGTTAGATATTACGTTTGGGCACAAAAAGATCCTGCTATCCCTGGCAATTCAAATATTTATATTTCCGAAATGGAGAACCCTTGGACACTAAAAGGTGAGCAGGTGTGCATCACTACTCCTGAATACGATTGGGAAAAAATCGGATTTTTGGTGAACGAAGGCGCGGCAATCCTTAAGCGTAATGGACGTATTTTCATGACATTCTCAGCTAGTGCAACAGATCACAACTATTGTATGGGATTATTGACTGCTGATGAGAATAGTGATTTAATGGATCCAAAATCATGGGTCAAGACACCTGAACCTGTGTTTACGACTTCTGAGGAAAATGGCCAATATGGTCCGGGACATAATAGCTTTACTGTCTCTGAGGATGGCACACAGGATATCCTTGTTTTCCATGCTAGAAGCTATAAGGAAATTGTCGGAGATCCGCTTTACGATCCGAATCGTCACGCACGTGTGCAAGTAATCCAGTGGAATGAAGATGGAACGCCAAACTTTGGTGTACCTAGACCGGATACGAAATAA
- a CDS encoding carbohydrate ABC transporter permease — protein MKKKINWAPAFFVGPHVILFAVFILLPTIYGIYASFTKWNLMSDPVWVGFDNYKAILFDGGSTFHTQFFRGLKNTLIFVAMSVPLLIIIPLMVAVALEHKKVKMKSLIQSILYIPGLISISAAALIWLLIFNKQLGITGNLFGSQIAWPANQPYAWIIIIVITLWGGIGGNMIIYRASLSGVAQELYESAELDGAGSIKRFTSITLPSIRFPLIYTFVMTTAGAFNVFGQPLMMTDGGPRQSTHVLMMYIRQLAFGNGESIAGMASAMAVLLGLVILVISALQYYVMNRNAS, from the coding sequence ATGAAAAAGAAAATCAATTGGGCACCTGCTTTCTTTGTAGGTCCGCATGTCATTTTGTTTGCTGTCTTCATTTTATTGCCAACGATTTATGGGATTTATGCTTCATTTACAAAATGGAATTTAATGAGTGATCCGGTATGGGTAGGCTTTGATAACTATAAAGCTATTCTTTTTGACGGCGGATCAACCTTTCATACTCAATTTTTCAGAGGCCTAAAAAACACATTGATTTTCGTTGCTATGTCTGTTCCGTTGCTGATTATTATTCCATTAATGGTCGCGGTGGCGTTGGAACATAAAAAAGTTAAAATGAAGAGCTTAATTCAATCTATTCTTTATATTCCTGGCTTGATTTCAATTTCTGCGGCAGCACTGATTTGGCTGTTGATCTTTAATAAGCAACTAGGGATCACTGGTAATCTGTTTGGATCACAAATTGCTTGGCCTGCAAATCAACCCTATGCGTGGATTATTATCATTGTAATTACTTTATGGGGTGGTATTGGGGGCAACATGATTATCTATCGTGCTTCCTTAAGTGGCGTGGCTCAAGAGTTATATGAATCAGCGGAGCTCGATGGTGCGGGTTCAATTAAAAGATTCACCAGTATTACCTTGCCATCTATTCGTTTTCCATTAATTTATACCTTTGTTATGACAACTGCGGGTGCCTTTAATGTATTCGGCCAACCGTTAATGATGACCGATGGTGGACCTCGACAAAGTACACACGTTCTAATGATGTATATTCGTCAATTAGCTTTCGGTAACGGTGAATCCATCGCCGGGATGGCATCAGCTATGGCAGTTTTACTGGGATTAGTTATTTTGGTGATCTCAGCACTGCAATATTATGTAATGAACCGAAATGCTTCATAG
- a CDS encoding MDR family MFS transporter yields the protein MIALMAAMFFAAINQTIVGTAMPRIIAMLGGIEHYTWVITIYMLTSTIATVLVGKLSDIYGRKPFLLSGIVIFIIGAFLSGLSTNIFQMITYRGIQGLGGGILMSATVTAVGDLFAPRERAKWTGIMMAIFGFSSVIGPTLGGFMVDHMAWKWIFWIFLPFGIVAFFMILKMFPKTTRSTSESIDYLGSIFLSLTIVALLLGFSWAGTKYDWGSPEILGLFGASILGLIILILIERKAKSPVLPLSLFKNSIVSISMIVGFLMNAGMMGAMIYLPFFVQGVEGVSPTKSGFINMPMSLTMIVLSTLVGRWISKTGKYKRYALMGMPFMVVAMILMAFMSNIATAVVSMIIFGVGLGLSMPVFTLTVQNAVAPSMLGVATATNTLFRNLGGTIGIAIMGTIMNSSLTKKLEAAVSSGKGPDLSKLDPESAKQLSAFMNPQMLLDQPKLKELHATLPEQIQPLFNQLIEMLRNALSDSLTVVFLSGTALLVIAALLVLFLKEIPLRSGEKKMEAHAEDKTGSKKLEKSVPAAH from the coding sequence ATGATTGCTTTAATGGCGGCTATGTTTTTCGCAGCAATCAACCAGACAATTGTGGGCACAGCAATGCCCCGAATTATTGCGATGCTTGGAGGCATTGAACATTATACCTGGGTAATTACCATCTATATGCTCACCTCAACCATTGCTACCGTACTTGTCGGTAAGTTATCCGATATTTACGGAAGAAAGCCCTTCCTGTTATCAGGGATTGTCATTTTTATTATAGGTGCGTTCCTATCCGGATTGTCGACCAACATTTTTCAAATGATCACTTATCGCGGGATTCAAGGTCTAGGCGGCGGGATTCTCATGTCGGCTACCGTAACCGCTGTAGGTGATTTGTTCGCTCCAAGAGAGAGAGCCAAGTGGACTGGAATTATGATGGCGATATTTGGTTTCTCCAGCGTAATTGGTCCTACTCTTGGCGGATTCATGGTAGATCACATGGCTTGGAAATGGATCTTCTGGATCTTCTTGCCTTTCGGTATCGTGGCCTTCTTTATGATTTTGAAAATGTTCCCTAAAACAACGCGTTCTACATCTGAGTCCATTGACTATTTAGGCTCCATTTTCCTTTCCCTGACCATCGTTGCGCTCTTGCTCGGCTTTTCATGGGCAGGAACAAAATATGACTGGGGTTCTCCGGAGATTCTCGGCTTGTTTGGGGCTTCCATTCTGGGTCTGATTATCCTGATTCTGATTGAGCGTAAAGCTAAGAGCCCCGTATTGCCATTATCCTTATTTAAAAACTCCATCGTATCCATCTCAATGATTGTCGGTTTCCTGATGAATGCCGGTATGATGGGCGCAATGATCTACCTGCCCTTCTTTGTGCAAGGGGTAGAGGGCGTCTCCCCAACTAAATCTGGTTTTATCAATATGCCAATGTCACTTACTATGATTGTACTAAGTACTTTAGTGGGAAGATGGATCTCCAAAACAGGAAAATATAAACGTTATGCTCTAATGGGGATGCCATTCATGGTTGTAGCCATGATATTAATGGCCTTTATGAGTAACATTGCTACGGCTGTAGTCAGCATGATTATCTTCGGGGTTGGGTTAGGACTATCGATGCCCGTATTTACTCTAACCGTACAAAATGCTGTTGCTCCTTCAATGCTAGGTGTTGCTACTGCTACAAATACTTTATTCCGTAATTTAGGTGGAACCATAGGTATTGCCATCATGGGTACCATTATGAACTCCTCATTAACGAAAAAATTAGAGGCAGCGGTATCTTCAGGCAAAGGTCCGGATTTATCCAAACTCGATCCTGAATCCGCTAAACAGCTTTCTGCATTTATGAACCCTCAAATGTTGCTAGATCAACCTAAACTAAAGGAATTGCATGCAACACTGCCAGAGCAAATCCAGCCGCTCTTCAATCAATTGATTGAGATGCTGCGGAACGCACTGAGCGATTCCCTGACAGTTGTGTTCTTAAGTGGTACGGCGCTGTTAGTTATCGCAGCACTGCTCGTTCTGTTCCTTAAAGAGATTCCATTACGTAGTGGAGAGAAAAAAATGGAGGCACACGCAGAGGATAAAACCGGGAGTAAAAAACTCGAAAAATCTGTGCCTGCTGCACATTAA
- a CDS encoding ABC transporter ATP-binding protein, translating to MLVVEGLTKRFSNGKGIEDVTFTVNKGEVFGFLGPNGAGKSTTIRHIMGFMKPDQGHASIHGLDVWKAQGTVQKHIGYLPGEINFFDGMTGLSFLKFMSAMQGIKNTTKREQLIERLQFDATTPIRKMSKGMKQKVGVVAAFMHSPEVIILDEPTSGLDPLMQKVFIDLVLEEKSAGTTFLMSSHSFQEIERTCDRAAIIKDGRIITVKNIHELQSMQRKLFEVIFANSEDAVDFAASGLQVEAHEGNMVRIAVQGNYDRFIRETGKYNIRSIDVFTQNLEDIFMDYYDREGAVQ from the coding sequence ATGCTGGTTGTAGAAGGCTTAACTAAACGATTTTCGAATGGCAAAGGAATCGAAGATGTAACATTTACCGTAAACAAAGGCGAGGTTTTTGGATTTCTGGGTCCTAACGGTGCAGGTAAATCGACAACTATACGGCATATCATGGGTTTTATGAAACCAGATCAAGGGCATGCGAGTATCCATGGGCTTGATGTATGGAAGGCACAAGGGACAGTCCAGAAGCATATTGGCTACTTACCCGGTGAAATTAACTTTTTTGATGGGATGACGGGTCTTTCTTTCCTTAAATTCATGTCAGCCATGCAGGGAATCAAAAATACTACCAAACGCGAGCAGCTGATTGAACGCTTGCAATTTGATGCCACAACTCCGATCCGAAAAATGTCAAAGGGAATGAAGCAAAAGGTCGGAGTCGTCGCTGCTTTTATGCACAGTCCTGAAGTTATTATTCTGGATGAACCTACCTCGGGTCTCGACCCGCTCATGCAAAAGGTATTTATTGATCTGGTACTGGAGGAAAAATCAGCCGGAACTACCTTTCTCATGTCCTCACACAGCTTTCAGGAAATTGAACGCACCTGTGACCGCGCCGCAATTATTAAAGACGGACGGATTATCACCGTAAAAAATATTCATGAACTACAATCGATGCAACGGAAGCTGTTTGAGGTCATTTTTGCGAATAGTGAAGATGCAGTGGATTTTGCCGCCTCCGGCCTACAAGTGGAAGCTCATGAGGGAAATATGGTCCGCATAGCTGTGCAAGGCAATTATGATCGATTCATCCGGGAAACTGGAAAATACAATATCCGCAGCATCGACGTATTCACGCAGAATCTAGAGGACATCTTCATGGACTATTATGACCGCGAGGGGGCAGTGCAATGA
- a CDS encoding amidase translates to MNLTFSYSTYDALGLASLVKAREISPRELVEAAFARLDEVNPVINAVVRTRREAALREADEMPVQDNTRPFAGVPFLLKDISQSIAGEPITCGAMLMKNNVALWDSNYVARIRKAGFIPLGHTNTPEFGLKNITENVLHGPARNPWNLEYSPGGSSGGAAAAVASGIVPVAGASDGGGSIRIPASFTGLFGLKPTRGRTPVGPGVGRQWQGASIDFALTRSVRDSAAMLDLLQVVQPEAAFQTPLYPGVYLDDLFKPTQRKLRIGFTTASPVGTPVSEEAVNAVHKTVKWLEAEGHAVEETESPVNGTRLMENYYTMNAGEVAAMFVSLERNMGRSITADDVDIITWVLGETGKNVSAAEFVHSLDEWDVAAAQMAELFNHYDLYITPTNANSAPKIGELTHKPAEIAKLLHVNELPKEEQSRLIYEMFEPSLTYTPFTQLANLTGQPAMSVPVHKSATGLPLGVQVMANKGREDLLLQLAAQLEQSALWVGMNGNPLLT, encoded by the coding sequence ATTAATTTGACCTTTTCTTACTCTACCTATGACGCTCTAGGACTTGCTTCACTTGTCAAAGCACGTGAAATTTCACCTCGTGAGCTGGTCGAAGCCGCCTTTGCTCGGTTAGATGAGGTCAATCCGGTCATAAATGCGGTGGTGCGCACCCGCCGGGAAGCTGCTCTTAGAGAAGCCGACGAGATGCCTGTTCAGGATAACACTCGGCCGTTTGCTGGCGTTCCGTTTCTATTAAAGGATATTTCCCAATCTATCGCTGGCGAGCCCATCACTTGTGGGGCTATGCTGATGAAGAACAATGTCGCGCTGTGGGATTCAAATTATGTTGCACGGATTAGGAAAGCCGGCTTCATTCCACTTGGCCATACGAACACACCAGAGTTCGGCTTAAAAAACATTACAGAGAATGTCCTCCATGGACCTGCTCGTAATCCTTGGAATCTCGAATATTCTCCTGGAGGTTCGAGTGGCGGAGCCGCGGCAGCTGTTGCTTCTGGTATCGTTCCAGTAGCAGGAGCCAGTGATGGTGGTGGGTCCATCCGTATTCCCGCCTCATTCACAGGCTTATTCGGACTTAAACCCACGCGCGGGCGCACACCAGTAGGACCCGGAGTCGGCCGTCAATGGCAAGGGGCTTCTATTGATTTTGCCTTAACCCGGTCCGTTCGCGATAGCGCTGCTATGTTAGATCTGCTGCAGGTTGTGCAGCCAGAAGCCGCCTTCCAGACTCCGTTATATCCGGGCGTATATCTGGATGATCTGTTTAAGCCTACGCAACGTAAACTACGAATTGGATTTACGACTGCTTCCCCAGTAGGTACGCCTGTCTCTGAAGAGGCCGTAAATGCTGTTCACAAAACCGTGAAATGGCTCGAAGCTGAAGGACATGCGGTTGAAGAAACAGAAAGTCCTGTGAATGGCACAAGACTGATGGAGAACTACTATACGATGAATGCCGGAGAGGTAGCAGCCATGTTCGTCTCCCTGGAGAGAAATATGGGACGTTCCATAACTGCTGACGATGTCGATATCATTACGTGGGTTCTTGGTGAGACCGGAAAAAATGTTTCAGCGGCCGAATTCGTACATAGTCTGGATGAATGGGACGTTGCAGCCGCCCAAATGGCGGAACTGTTTAATCATTACGACTTATATATAACACCTACGAATGCAAACTCCGCTCCCAAAATTGGTGAATTAACGCATAAACCTGCAGAGATAGCAAAGCTGCTGCACGTAAACGAATTGCCAAAAGAAGAACAGAGCCGCTTAATTTACGAGATGTTTGAGCCAAGCCTAACCTATACACCGTTCACCCAGCTCGCAAATCTGACAGGCCAGCCAGCAATGAGTGTGCCCGTCCATAAGTCAGCAACTGGCCTGCCGCTAGGCGTTCAAGTCATGGCGAACAAAGGCCGTGAAGATTTGCTGCTTCAGCTTGCTGCCCAGCTTGAACAATCCGCTCTTTGGGTCGGCATGAATGGGAATCCGCTGTTGACCTGA
- a CDS encoding carbohydrate ABC transporter permease, protein MSNQAVNPVVNTTGKIKGSSSVSISKYISYIFLGILCVIWIIPVIFGISTSFRSQTEVVSSGFRLFPKEWVFENYVTILNNTSTAPILRWLGNSLFIATSHTILVVIVISITGFGYTRIKFKGRDTLFFTLLGISFFPGVVNLIPSYKIIDSFGWVNTSWAMIIPGLAGMGNIFLVRQFMNGIPKELDESAKVDGASDFRIFAQIILPLVKPILIVCGLFSFTGSWNDFLWPVIVYTDVDKMPITAGLLLLQDIYGNYRMIGQLMGSAIMAIIPTLLLFVFAQKYFVQSINLNSGIKG, encoded by the coding sequence ATGTCAAACCAGGCAGTAAATCCAGTTGTAAATACAACAGGCAAAATAAAAGGCTCCTCCAGTGTAAGTATTTCAAAATATATATCCTATATATTTCTAGGTATCCTATGTGTGATTTGGATCATTCCTGTTATATTCGGGATTTCCACCTCATTTAGATCACAAACGGAAGTAGTATCCTCGGGCTTTAGACTATTTCCTAAAGAGTGGGTCTTTGAGAACTACGTTACGATCCTAAACAATACTTCTACAGCTCCAATTCTACGTTGGTTAGGTAACTCATTGTTTATTGCTACATCTCACACCATTCTGGTTGTTATTGTTATTTCGATTACAGGTTTTGGTTACACCCGTATTAAGTTTAAAGGAAGAGACACATTGTTCTTTACTTTGCTGGGGATCTCCTTCTTCCCGGGTGTTGTTAACTTGATTCCTTCGTATAAAATCATTGACTCCTTTGGTTGGGTGAACACTTCCTGGGCTATGATTATCCCTGGTCTTGCGGGTATGGGTAATATCTTCTTGGTCAGACAGTTTATGAACGGTATCCCAAAAGAATTAGATGAATCGGCTAAAGTTGATGGTGCAAGTGACTTTAGAATTTTCGCGCAAATTATATTGCCGTTAGTTAAACCAATACTAATTGTTTGCGGATTGTTCTCCTTTACTGGATCTTGGAATGACTTCCTCTGGCCGGTTATCGTGTACACAGACGTAGACAAAATGCCAATTACCGCTGGTTTGCTCTTATTGCAAGACATCTACGGAAACTATCGTATGATCGGACAATTAATGGGCTCGGCAATCATGGCGATTATTCCAACATTGCTGCTATTCGTTTTTGCACAAAAATACTTCGTTCAATCCATCAACCTGAATTCGGGTATCAAAGGTTAG
- a CDS encoding MarR family winged helix-turn-helix transcriptional regulator, translating to MDTHDNQEQKLIIALENIKRLTARPYSIDVVSYREFVMMYVIHTVMKQKKATEGDKQHRGVMISKLSDLLQISRPTATQMANTLEEKGYVVRTTSETDRRVVYICLSELGEQIYSRQMASYSGILSEITQKVGKEEIDQLIFLCDRFQEAVHEVRSRHFFPQSDEESLVIDSV from the coding sequence ATGGATACCCATGACAATCAAGAGCAGAAGCTTATCATAGCCCTTGAAAATATAAAGCGTCTGACTGCTCGCCCCTACTCGATTGATGTAGTATCGTATAGAGAGTTTGTTATGATGTACGTCATTCACACTGTAATGAAGCAAAAGAAAGCGACCGAAGGTGACAAACAGCACCGGGGAGTTATGATTTCTAAATTAAGTGACCTGCTCCAGATAAGTAGACCTACTGCCACGCAAATGGCAAATACTTTGGAGGAAAAAGGTTACGTAGTACGTACAACATCCGAGACAGATCGTCGGGTCGTATATATCTGTTTGAGTGAGCTTGGAGAGCAGATTTATAGCAGGCAGATGGCATCCTATTCCGGTATTTTGAGTGAAATCACGCAAAAGGTCGGTAAGGAAGAGATCGACCAGCTGATCTTTTTGTGCGATCGTTTTCAAGAAGCGGTGCATGAGGTCAGAAGCCGTCATTTTTTTCCACAGTCGGATGAAGAGTCATTAGTTATAGATTCAGTATAA
- a CDS encoding ABC transporter permease subunit, whose product MNLPLYKEMMRVNLKGILNYAFGSAFYILFMIWLYPGIAGSTQAIDDLIKAMPEGVGKAFGLNSGFTSAEAFISGEYYGLILVLILSIVCVQMSTQLMARLVDRGSMAYLLIAPTTRRKVATTQALVLTTALLLIMGVTTLAGLLGKAWFLGSEYDFNSGRFAQLNTVAFLLFFAVGGLTFLVSSVCNDEKKALGISGAIAFGFFTLDLLGKISDKLEGLRFLTLFSFYQPGEIVQGNVEIIQVSSWLLLIGVLTFSLGVELFRRRDLPL is encoded by the coding sequence ATGAATCTTCCGCTCTATAAGGAAATGATGCGAGTGAACCTGAAAGGAATATTGAATTACGCCTTTGGTTCTGCCTTCTATATTCTGTTTATGATCTGGCTTTATCCAGGGATTGCGGGGAGTACACAAGCAATTGATGACCTTATTAAGGCGATGCCAGAGGGTGTGGGTAAAGCCTTTGGGTTAAATAGCGGATTTACCAGTGCTGAAGCTTTTATCTCCGGAGAATATTATGGACTTATACTAGTTCTGATTCTTTCCATAGTTTGTGTGCAAATGTCAACGCAGCTAATGGCTCGACTCGTGGATCGCGGCTCCATGGCTTATCTGCTCATAGCCCCAACTACACGGAGAAAAGTCGCCACCACGCAGGCACTTGTACTCACTACAGCATTGCTCTTAATCATGGGTGTAACCACCCTCGCCGGATTATTAGGTAAAGCATGGTTTCTTGGCAGTGAATATGACTTTAACAGCGGTCGCTTCGCTCAGCTGAATACCGTGGCCTTTTTATTATTTTTTGCGGTAGGCGGCCTTACCTTTCTCGTGTCCTCTGTATGTAATGACGAGAAAAAAGCACTCGGAATTTCCGGCGCTATCGCCTTCGGATTTTTCACTCTGGATCTACTCGGTAAAATAAGCGACAAACTTGAAGGACTGCGTTTCCTAACCTTATTCTCCTTCTATCAACCCGGGGAAATCGTTCAGGGCAACGTGGAGATTATTCAGGTCTCCAGTTGGCTGCTGTTGATCGGAGTGCTCACCTTTTCCTTGGGAGTAGAGCTGTTCAGAAGACGGGATCTTCCATTATAA
- a CDS encoding MarR family winged helix-turn-helix transcriptional regulator, with product MNEEKYQNVDGLMEAFQQFARMNWRKTTIWGLKPSEVRMLVSLKLGKEREGKKGQTVSEISKFLKVTSPTVTQMLNSLIAQGYVVRTSDAQDRRVSEITLTEKGEHLAEMAVTKSRNTFKGMIDYMGKEQTDTLMELLNGVYVYFEELNDQSNES from the coding sequence ATGAACGAAGAGAAATATCAGAATGTGGATGGATTAATGGAGGCTTTCCAACAATTCGCTAGAATGAACTGGCGTAAAACTACGATTTGGGGCTTGAAGCCAAGTGAGGTCCGGATGTTGGTTTCTTTAAAGCTTGGTAAAGAACGGGAAGGGAAGAAGGGACAGACGGTTTCGGAGATTAGCAAGTTTCTGAAAGTCACCTCTCCTACGGTTACCCAAATGCTCAATAGTCTGATTGCACAAGGATATGTGGTGCGTACTTCCGATGCACAGGATCGCCGAGTTAGTGAGATCACGCTTACGGAAAAAGGGGAGCATCTGGCTGAGATGGCCGTAACGAAATCCCGGAATACCTTTAAAGGTATGATTGATTACATGGGCAAAGAACAGACGGATACGTTAATGGAGCTGTTAAACGGAGTTTACGTTTACTTCGAAGAATTGAATGATCAATCAAACGAATCCTAG
- a CDS encoding extracellular solute-binding protein — protein MKKKFGVLLATVLTLSTVLAGCGGKDDSKTITFWTPLTGDDGAYMDQIVKNYNATNPEIKVKHVITADMYTKISTVLASSKGVPDLAIIHADRVPGFVKQGVLESMQDTVLPAQPELKAENYLPQAWNTGNIDGTQYTVPLDIHSNVMYYNKDLLKKYNAESFLDDNVVTIDEMLSLQGKLDEGDYVVNDALLGWVILAQIQDLGGDIQVDGKPAVNTPVFKQAFENVKKIADAGLMTPFGEDGYLMFQSQNVLFSTDGTWSSTAHAGVEGLNFGVTNVYSPTPDKFTNRSSSHLFAMLKNDKRTDEKEVGIANFLEYVRTNSMEWAKAGQNVASNVVNQSPEYKDYMQSFFTSDEKEIESLYIYTYEYYPYIAEAVDTYCADIVRGNVDIDETLATMQKFVEDKIAESSSAAK, from the coding sequence ATGAAAAAGAAATTTGGAGTTTTATTAGCAACGGTTCTAACATTATCGACAGTTTTGGCAGGATGCGGTGGTAAAGATGATAGTAAGACGATTACGTTCTGGACACCGCTGACCGGTGATGACGGTGCTTATATGGATCAAATTGTTAAAAACTACAATGCAACGAATCCCGAAATTAAAGTAAAACATGTTATTACGGCTGATATGTACACAAAGATTTCTACAGTTTTGGCATCTAGCAAAGGTGTTCCTGATTTAGCAATTATCCATGCTGACCGTGTTCCTGGATTTGTTAAACAAGGTGTACTGGAATCCATGCAAGATACCGTATTGCCAGCACAACCTGAACTGAAAGCTGAAAATTACTTACCACAAGCTTGGAACACTGGTAATATCGATGGAACTCAATACACAGTTCCTCTTGATATTCATAGTAACGTAATGTATTACAATAAAGATTTGCTGAAAAAGTATAATGCTGAATCTTTCTTGGATGATAACGTTGTTACTATTGATGAAATGCTTTCCTTACAAGGTAAATTGGATGAAGGCGATTACGTAGTTAATGATGCTTTGCTGGGCTGGGTTATCTTGGCTCAAATTCAAGATTTGGGCGGCGATATCCAAGTTGATGGAAAACCGGCTGTTAACACCCCTGTCTTTAAACAAGCGTTTGAAAATGTTAAGAAAATCGCCGATGCTGGCCTTATGACTCCATTTGGTGAAGACGGTTACTTGATGTTCCAATCTCAAAATGTACTTTTCTCGACAGACGGAACTTGGAGTTCTACAGCACATGCTGGGGTTGAAGGTTTGAACTTTGGCGTGACCAATGTTTATTCTCCTACTCCTGACAAATTCACCAACAGATCTTCTTCTCACTTGTTCGCTATGTTGAAAAATGATAAGAGAACAGACGAAAAAGAAGTAGGTATTGCTAACTTCTTGGAATATGTTCGTACGAATTCGATGGAATGGGCAAAAGCTGGACAAAACGTAGCTAGTAACGTAGTTAACCAAAGCCCTGAGTACAAAGACTATATGCAATCCTTCTTTACATCTGATGAAAAAGAAATCGAATCCCTTTACATTTACACATATGAATACTACCCATACATTGCGGAAGCTGTAGATACTTACTGTGCGGATATCGTTCGTGGCAACGTTGATATTGATGAGACTTTGGCAACGATGCAAAAATTTGTTGAAGATAAAATTGCGGAAAGCAGCAGTGCAGCAAAATAA